From the genome of Haloterrigena sp. KLK7, one region includes:
- a CDS encoding MarR family transcriptional regulator, whose amino-acid sequence MTTSNGVDDEKRATLRRFAALGAASPLAGLSESAAADTGESDARDAIAGYLSTTPGAHFSKIRDDLQLGTGETQHHLRRLEELEVIERYRDGDYKRFVPAGRFDEFEKQALGYLRRETPRGMLIELLRNPAATGGDLASVLDVSPPTVSKYAGELEDEGLLSREDGYAVERPETVLILVVRHADSFGDAARRLARNADQYLTYDG is encoded by the coding sequence ATGACGACATCAAACGGGGTCGACGACGAGAAACGAGCGACCCTCCGCCGCTTCGCCGCGCTCGGAGCGGCATCACCGCTCGCCGGCCTCTCCGAGTCAGCCGCGGCCGACACGGGCGAGAGCGACGCTCGCGACGCGATCGCCGGCTATCTCTCGACGACGCCCGGCGCACACTTCTCGAAGATTCGGGACGACCTCCAGTTGGGGACCGGGGAGACCCAACACCACCTGCGACGCCTCGAGGAACTCGAGGTAATCGAACGTTACCGCGACGGCGATTACAAGCGGTTCGTGCCGGCCGGCCGATTCGACGAGTTCGAGAAGCAGGCGCTTGGCTATCTCCGCCGGGAGACGCCCCGCGGGATGCTGATCGAACTCCTCCGGAACCCGGCGGCGACCGGCGGCGACCTCGCGAGCGTGCTCGACGTCTCGCCGCCGACCGTCAGCAAGTACGCCGGCGAGCTCGAGGACGAGGGACTGCTCTCCCGGGAGGACGGCTACGCCGTCGAACGACCCGAGACGGTGCTGATCCTGGTCGTCCGTCACGCCGACTCCTTCGGCGACGCGGCCCGCCGACTCGCGCGGAACGCCGATCAGTACCTCACCTACGACGGCTAA
- a CDS encoding SPFH domain-containing protein, translated as MVVEQLPLQSVAGGALLFVGALVLLVVIAALLSAIEIVDAYEKRALTVFGEYRKLLEPGINFVPPFVSNTYRFDMRTQTLDVPRQEAITRDNSPVTADAVVYIKVMDAKKAFLQVDNYKKAVSNLAQTTLRAVLGDMELDDTLNKRQEINARIRQELDEPTDEWGIRVESVEVREVNPSKDVQRAMEQQTSAERKRRAMILEAQGERRSAVEKAEGDKQSEIIRAQGEKQSQILEAQGDAISTVLRAKSAESMGERAVIDKGMETLADIGQGESTTFVMPQELTSLVGRYGKHLSGSDVEADGAELESREFDDETRELIGLDDIAEIIGEIDEEAEMDLEAMEQEAQAIKEGKDAGTISDPDAVIEEMDQDFQGRTDGGSETASETDAEPSPDDGDDSTTN; from the coding sequence ATGGTCGTAGAACAACTCCCGTTGCAATCCGTCGCCGGAGGTGCCCTGCTGTTCGTCGGCGCGCTCGTCCTCCTCGTCGTCATCGCCGCACTGCTCAGTGCGATCGAGATCGTCGACGCCTACGAGAAACGCGCCCTGACCGTCTTCGGCGAGTACCGCAAACTCTTAGAGCCGGGGATCAACTTCGTCCCGCCGTTCGTCTCGAACACCTATCGGTTCGACATGCGAACGCAGACCCTGGACGTTCCCCGCCAGGAAGCGATCACGCGCGACAACTCCCCCGTGACGGCCGACGCCGTCGTCTACATCAAGGTCATGGACGCCAAGAAGGCGTTCCTGCAGGTCGACAACTACAAGAAGGCCGTCTCCAACCTCGCCCAGACAACCCTTCGCGCCGTGCTGGGCGACATGGAACTCGACGACACGCTGAACAAGCGCCAGGAGATCAACGCGCGCATTCGCCAGGAACTCGACGAACCCACCGACGAGTGGGGCATTCGCGTGGAGAGCGTCGAGGTCCGCGAGGTCAACCCCTCGAAGGACGTCCAGCGCGCGATGGAGCAACAGACCTCCGCCGAGCGGAAACGGCGCGCGATGATCCTCGAGGCACAGGGTGAACGCCGCAGCGCCGTCGAGAAGGCCGAAGGTGACAAACAGAGCGAGATCATCCGCGCACAGGGTGAGAAGCAGAGCCAGATCCTCGAGGCACAGGGTGACGCGATCTCGACGGTCCTGCGCGCGAAGTCCGCCGAGTCGATGGGCGAACGCGCGGTCATCGACAAGGGGATGGAGACGCTGGCCGACATCGGCCAGGGCGAATCGACGACGTTCGTCATGCCCCAGGAGCTCACCTCGCTGGTCGGCCGCTACGGCAAGCACCTCTCGGGGAGCGACGTCGAGGCCGACGGTGCGGAGCTCGAGAGCCGCGAGTTCGACGACGAGACGCGCGAACTGATCGGCCTCGACGACATCGCCGAGATCATCGGCGAGATCGACGAGGAGGCCGAGATGGATCTCGAGGCGATGGAACAGGAGGCCCAGGCGATCAAGGAGGGGAAGGACGCCGGTACCATCTCCGATCCCGACGCGGTCATCGAGGAGATGGATCAGGACTTCCAGGGACGAACCGACGGCGGCTCCGAGACGGCGAGCGAGACCGACGCCGAACCGTCTCCCGACGACGGCGACGACTCGACGACGAACTGA
- a CDS encoding NfeD family protein — MLELLVGNMPLALLIAGLVLMGLEALSPGAHLIVIGVALVGAGLIGVLVPVALSPIILAALTLVIGVGAAYVYREFDFYGGKGTAQTSDSSSLSGATGYVTETVTAREGQVKLEEGGFSPYYSARSTGGTIEEGEEVIVLDPGGGNVLTVEALGSIGEDEIDRALAEDRSDDAADENLQSESEAETETEKSS; from the coding sequence ATGCTGGAACTCCTCGTCGGGAACATGCCGCTCGCGCTCCTGATCGCGGGGCTCGTACTCATGGGTCTCGAGGCGCTTTCGCCGGGCGCACACCTCATCGTGATCGGGGTCGCACTGGTCGGCGCGGGACTGATCGGCGTGCTCGTCCCCGTCGCCCTGAGCCCGATTATTCTGGCGGCGTTGACGCTCGTCATCGGCGTCGGGGCGGCCTACGTCTACCGCGAGTTCGACTTCTACGGCGGCAAGGGGACCGCCCAGACCTCCGACTCGAGCTCGCTGTCCGGTGCGACGGGATACGTGACCGAGACCGTCACGGCGCGCGAGGGACAGGTCAAACTCGAGGAGGGCGGGTTCTCGCCCTACTACAGCGCCCGGTCGACGGGCGGAACGATCGAAGAGGGAGAGGAGGTCATCGTCCTCGATCCCGGCGGCGGCAACGTGTTGACGGTCGAAGCGCTCGGCTCGATCGGCGAGGACGAGATCGATCGCGCGCTCGCCGAGGACCGAAGCGACGACGCCGCCGACGAAAATCTCCAGTCCGAATCCGAAGCGGAGACCGAGACGGAGAAATCGAGCTGA